A stretch of Eschrichtius robustus isolate mEscRob2 chromosome 6, mEscRob2.pri, whole genome shotgun sequence DNA encodes these proteins:
- the ZBTB21 gene encoding zinc finger and BTB domain-containing protein 21 translates to MEGLLHYINPAHAISLLSALNEERLKGQLCDVLLIVGDQKFRAHKNVLAASSEYFQSLFTNQENESQTVFQLDFCEPDAFDNVLNYIYSSSLFVEKGSLAAVQELGYSLGISFLTNIASKTPQAPFPTCPNRKKPFAEDDENSSQKRSVIVCQSRNEAPGKTVSQNPADPSHPPRPSPGIAVQANASKAPGPKPTEPAHHVAAAEKSRPKDGPAGLAGPSEEPSRGGLAKRAAAPPSKPAQDRAAADERPGASAALPRGVAVELALRSPRPPVLALRGAPETPFLLKEAGRGGGPGEDRNLLYYSRLGLVIPAAGPAPGAQAVDRSGPLVKSLLRRSLSMDSQVPVFAPAADLQPPQGSCSASADAAGSALGAFSRGPSSRDASEAAAPDARAPAPQPHRLRSFSASQPAERPGAAPGPEVRVKAEPRSPPEPGDIIRVTVGDAAAATRDLVPQADDDRQDASRLPAKRRFQADRRLPAKQPKAEGRGSPGVGDPGEERSGPPLLEADFPGSGLSKDEFAELEGARPNKKFKCKHCLKIFRSTAGLHRHVNMYHNPEKPYACDICHKRFHTNFKVWTHCQTQHGIVKNPSPAASSHAVLDEKFQRKLIDIVREREIKKALILKLRRGRPGFQGPGGSPAQAIKRSLRSRAKGAYVCTACGKAYRFLSQLKQHVKMHPGEKALGAGRAARPRERAAPGGPAGGGSELYLCRLCNAKLSSLLEQGSHERLCRTATVCPYCSLRFFSPELKREHEGKCEYRKLTCLECMRTFKSAFSIWRHQVEVHNQNSMAPAAGASPPRPDLNGEASGPARPQALPEAGRADPAAAAASTTAAEDDPAGGHGPEPVNFDPEDSPCLPEDLSLSRPLKVQVKEEPAEGPEEEAPEPGAAPKDLWPCEKCGKTFPAPKQLERHQELLCSVKPFICHVCNKAFRTNFRLWSHFQSHMAQAAEDPAHREPEVGPGPTGSPSPPPLPPPLPKIQPLEPDSPTGLPENPAPSADKLFAARESDTLFYHAPPLSAITFKRQFMCKLCHRTFKTAFSLWSHEQTHS, encoded by the coding sequence ATGGAGGGGCTGCTGCATTACATCAACCCAGCCCACGCCATCTCTCTCCTGAGCGCCCTCAACGAGGAGCGCCTCAAAGGGCAGCTGTGCGACGTGCTCCTGATCGTGGGGGACCAGAAGTTCCGCGCGCATAAGAATGTCCTGGCTGCCAGCAGTGAGTACTTCCAGAGCTTATTCACAAATCAGGAGAACGAGTCACAGACTGTGTTCCAGCTGGACTTTTGTGAGCCAGATGCTTTCGACAATGTGCTGAACTACATCTATTCTTCGTCTTTAtttgtggagaaaggcagccttGCTGCTGTGCAGGAACTAGGCTACAGCCTGGGCATCTCCTTTCTGACCAACATCGCTTCTAAGACGCCCCAGGCCCCCTTTCCAACGTGTCCCAACAGAAAGAAGCCCTTCGCAGAAGATGATGAGAACAGTTCTCAAAAGAGAAGCGTCATCGTTTGTCAAAGTAGAAACGAAGCCCCGGGGAAAACCGTGAGTCAGAATCCAGCCGACCCGAGCCACCCTCCCCGGCCCTCGCCCGGCATCGCGGTCCAGGCCAACGCCAGTAAGGCCCCCGGCCCCAAGCCCACGGAGCCAGCGCACCACGTGGCGGCAGCCGAGAAGAGTCGGCCGAAAGATGGCCCCGCGGGCCTCGCCGGGCCGTCGGAGGAGCCGAGCCGAGGCGGCCTGGCCAAGCGGGCCGCGGCGCCGCCTTCGAAGCCCGCGCAGGACCGGGCGGCCGCggacgagaggccgggcgccaGCGCTGCGCTCCCCAGAGGCGTGGCCGTGGAGCTGGCGCTGCGGAGCCCGCGGCCGCCCGTGCTGGCTCTGCGCGGCGCCCCGGAGACGCCCTTCCTGCTGAAGGAGGCGGGCCGCGGCGGCGGGCCGGGCGAGGACCGGAACCTGCTCTACTACTCCAGGCTGGGGCTGGTGATCCCGGCGGCGGGGCCGGCGCCCGGGGCCCAGGCCGTGGACAGGAGCGGCCCGCTCGTCAAGAGCCTCCTCCGCCGCTCGCTGTCCATGGACAGCCAGGTGCCCGTCTTCGCGCCCGCCGCCGACCTGCAGCCCCCGCAGGGCTCCTGCTCGGCCTCGGCCGACGCGGCGGGCAGCGCGCTCGGCGCCTTCTCCCGGGGGCCGTCCTCCAGGGACGCGAGCGAGGCGGCGGCCCCCGACGCCCGGGCCCCGGCCCCGCAGCCGCACCGCCTCCGGTCCTTCAGCGCCTCTCAGCCGGCCGAGCGGCCGGGGGCGGCCCCCGGGCCCGAGGTGCGGGTCAAGGCCGAGCCGCGCAGCCCCCCGGAGCCCGGCGACATCATCCGCGTCACCGTGGGGGACGCCGCGGCCGCCACGAGGGACCTGGTCCCGCAGGCGGACGACGACCGGCAAGACGCGAGCCGACTCCCGGCCAAGAGGCGGTTCCAGGCGGACAGGAGGCTGCCGGCCAAGCAGCCGAAGGCCGAGGGCCGGGGCTCGCCGGGCGTGGGAGACCCCGGCGAGGAGCGCTCGGGCCCGCCTCTCCTCGAGGCCGACTTCCCGGGTTCTGGCTTGAGCAAGGACGAATTCGCTGAGTTGGAGGGAGCGAGACCAAACAAAAAATTTAAGTGCAAACACTGCCTTAAGATCTTTAGATCCACGGCCGGCCTTCACCGGCACGTGAACATGTACCACAACCCCGAGAAGCCCTACGCCTGCGACATCTGTCACAAGCGCTTTCACACCAACTTCAAAGTGTGGACGCACTGCCAGACGCAGCACGGCATCGTGAAGAACCCGTCGCCGGCCGCCAGCTCGCACGCCGTTCTGGACGAGAAGTTCCAGAGGAAGCTGATCGACATCGTGAGGGAGCGGGAGATTAAGAAGGCCCTGATCCTGAAGCTGCGGCGCGGCCGGCCCGGCTTCCAGGGCCCCGGCGGCTCCCCCGCGCAAGCCATCAAGAGGAGCCTGAGGTCCCGGGCCAAAGGCGCATACGTGTGCACGGCCTGCGGGAAGGCCTACCGCTTCCTCTCCCAGCTCAAGCAGCACGTGAAGATGCACCCGGGAGAGAAGGCCCTCGGGGCCGGCAGGGCCGCCAGGCCCAGGGAGCGCGCGGCGCCCGGGGGCCCGGCGGGCGGCGGCTCGGAGCTCTACCTGTGCCGCCTCTGTAACGCCAAGCTCTCTTCTCTTCTAGAGCAGGGGAGCCACGAGCGCCTGTGCCGCACGGCCACCGTGTGCCCCTACTGCAGCCTCAGGTTCTTCTCGCCCGAGCTCAAGCGCGAGCACGAGGGCAAGTGCGAGTACCGCAAGCTGACCTGCCTGGAGTGCATGCGCACCTTCAAGTCGGCCTTCAGCATCTGGCGGCACCAGGTGGAGGTGCACAACCAGAACAGCATGGCCCCGGCCGCGGGCGCCTCCCCGCCACGGCCCGACCTCAACGGCGAGGCCAGCGGCCCGGCCCGGCCGCAGGCCCTGCCCGAAGCCGGCCGGGCCGAccccgccgcggccgccgcctccACCACTGCCGCCGAAGACGACCCCGCGGGCGGCCACGGCCCCGAGCCTGTGAACTTCGACCCGGAAGACTCGCCCTGCCTCCCCGAAGACCTCAGCCTCTCCAGGCCGCTGAAAGTCCAGGTCAAAGAGGAGCCGGCGGAGGGGCCCGAGGAGGAGGCGCCCGAGCCCGGCGCCGCCCCCAAGGACCTGTGGCCGTGCGAGAAGTGCGGCAAGACCTTCCCGGCGCCCAAGCAGCTGGAGCGGCACCAGGAGCTGCTGTGCTCCGTGAAGCCCTTCATCTGCCACGTGTGCAACAAGGCTTTCCGCACCAACTTCCGGCTCTGGAGTCACTTCCAGTCCCACATGGCTCAGGCCGCCGAGGACCCGGCGCACCGGGAGCCCGAGGTGGGCCCGGGCCCCACCGGCTCCCCGTCGCCGCCCCCTCTGCCCCCGCCGCTGCCCAAGATCCAGCCCCTGGAGCCCGACAGCCCCACGGGCTTGCCCGAGAACCCGGCTCCCAGCGCCGACAAGCTCTTCGCGGCCCGGGAGTCAGACACGCTGTTCTACCACGCGCCACCCCTCTCCGCGATCACGTTTAAAAGACAGTTTATGTGCAAGCTCTGCCATAGGACATTCAAGACGGCGTTCAGTCTCTGGAGCCACGAGCAGACCCACAGCTAA